One Bartonella sp. TP genomic window carries:
- a CDS encoding BA14K family protein, whose translation MKSHNQKRLMLLATVAMLCSANVVLADPIVVTTQKENAKPVEAVADAVNKGVEASVKAVKKTTHAVKEALTPDEHKVAVVEHSRHGYLNGYKGYRYARPHYIKYVDGWYYPEEAYHSKPMVESSTEEVHTTITKHEKLPKAHIAYCVSHFKSYRMSDNSFQPFSGQRQQCYSRFFRG comes from the coding sequence ATGAAATCTCATAATCAAAAGCGCCTTATGCTTTTAGCAACTGTTGCAATGCTATGCTCCGCTAATGTTGTATTAGCAGATCCAATAGTGGTAACTACGCAAAAAGAAAATGCCAAGCCAGTAGAAGCTGTAGCCGATGCTGTAAATAAAGGTGTTGAAGCTAGTGTAAAGGCAGTGAAAAAAACTACCCATGCCGTAAAAGAAGCGCTAACACCAGATGAGCACAAAGTAGCTGTGGTTGAGCATTCGCGCCACGGCTATTTAAACGGTTATAAAGGTTATCGTTATGCACGGCCACATTATATAAAATATGTTGACGGCTGGTATTACCCAGAAGAAGCTTATCATAGCAAGCCTATGGTAGAAAGCTCAACAGAAGAAGTGCACACAACCATAACCAAGCATGAAAAATTGCCAAAAGCGCATATAGCTTATTGTGTATCGCATTTCAAATCTTACCGTATGTCAGACAACAGCTTTCAGCCTTTTAGCGGACAGCGTCAACAATGCTATTCTCGTTTCTTTAGAGGATAA
- the aroB gene encoding 3-dehydroquinate synthase, translating into MDKITIASVAKSAECEIFLESGLLDKTGELLQNKLLNSSTPPRFACISDSNVAPLYMQRLGISLQRYGFEYFPIIIPAGEEQKNYNNLQYIISQLLAQNFTRNDIIIALGGGMISDIAGFSAAIFLRGIRFITIATSLLAQIDASLGGKTGINNGTGKNLIGSFYSPLMIINDPEILHSLPPREFRAGYAEMIKYGLLNDKNFFHFCANHLEEILTQGPILAMAIAHCIRAKTAIIADDYFEKNKRALLNLGHSFGHAFETASDYKLLHGEAVSVGLSLAFAFSAYLDFTTPDIAKKVQKHLQLAGLPTQIKHLNLPKHTQAKQLLAIMRQDKKNTNANFTLILAKDIGKSFIADDIAPTLLQGFLEKQLDKSA; encoded by the coding sequence ATGGATAAAATTACTATAGCTAGCGTTGCTAAAAGCGCAGAATGTGAAATTTTTCTAGAATCGGGTTTGCTGGATAAAACTGGCGAGCTTTTACAAAATAAACTGCTAAATTCTTCTACTCCGCCGCGTTTTGCCTGCATTAGCGACAGCAATGTGGCGCCGCTTTATATGCAAAGGCTAGGCATATCTTTGCAACGCTATGGGTTTGAATATTTCCCAATCATTATACCAGCAGGCGAAGAGCAAAAAAATTACAACAATTTACAATATATAATTTCGCAATTATTAGCGCAAAATTTTACACGTAACGATATAATAATAGCGCTGGGTGGCGGCATGATTAGCGACATTGCCGGATTTTCAGCAGCAATTTTTCTACGCGGTATCAGATTTATCACAATCGCAACAAGCCTATTGGCACAAATTGACGCTAGTTTGGGCGGTAAAACTGGCATCAATAATGGCACAGGCAAGAATCTTATAGGTAGCTTTTACTCCCCGCTAATGATAATAAATGACCCCGAAATATTACATAGCTTACCACCACGCGAATTTCGTGCTGGCTATGCAGAAATGATTAAATATGGATTGCTAAATGATAAGAATTTTTTCCATTTTTGCGCAAATCATTTAGAAGAAATTTTAACGCAAGGCCCAATTTTGGCTATGGCAATCGCTCATTGCATTCGGGCCAAAACTGCTATCATTGCAGATGATTATTTTGAAAAAAACAAGCGAGCGCTATTAAATTTAGGCCATAGTTTTGGCCATGCATTCGAAACCGCTAGCGACTATAAACTACTCCATGGCGAAGCTGTTTCTGTGGGCCTAAGTTTAGCCTTTGCCTTTTCGGCTTATTTAGACTTTACCACACCGGATATAGCAAAAAAAGTACAAAAGCATCTACAATTAGCTGGCTTGCCAACACAAATAAAGCACCTTAATTTACCCAAACATACCCAAGCAAAGCAGCTATTAGCTATTATGCGCCAAGACAAAAAAAATACAAATGCTAATTTCACCCTGATTCTAGCAAAAGATATAGGGAAAAGCTTTATTGCAGACGATATTGCGCCAACGTTACTGCAGGGATTTTTAGAAAAACAGCTAGACAAAAGCGCGTAA
- a CDS encoding shikimate kinase: protein MYNSLSQREQDFNKSSFYNAIGQRSIILVGLMGVGKTTIGKSLARLCQLPFYDTDKEIEDCSQLSIKDLFTIYGESEFRALERRVITRVLSKNRLIVASGGGSFIDDYNRQLIKKSGITVWLKLQPHLLATRLARRDTRPLIIGKDPLQIIEEMKQQRYPIYAESDIEIECNTTNPEGLAYLIIEKIYEYING from the coding sequence ATGTATAACAGTTTAAGCCAAAGAGAACAAGATTTTAACAAAAGCAGCTTTTATAATGCTATAGGCCAGCGCTCAATTATTTTGGTTGGGCTAATGGGTGTAGGCAAAACCACCATAGGCAAGAGCTTAGCCCGGCTTTGCCAGCTGCCATTTTATGACACAGATAAAGAGATAGAGGATTGCTCGCAATTAAGCATCAAGGATTTATTTACAATCTATGGAGAATCAGAATTCCGGGCTTTAGAGCGCCGTGTAATAACGCGAGTCTTGAGTAAAAACCGACTAATTGTTGCTAGCGGTGGCGGTTCATTTATTGACGACTATAACCGACAACTCATAAAAAAAAGTGGCATTACTGTTTGGCTAAAATTGCAGCCGCATCTGTTGGCTACCAGGCTTGCCAGGCGTGACACTAGGCCATTGATAATAGGCAAAGACCCACTGCAAATTATCGAAGAGATGAAGCAACAACGCTACCCTATTTATGCAGAATCTGACATCGAGATAGAATGCAATACCACTAATCCTGAAGGGTTGGCATATCTTATAATTGAAAAAATTTATGAATATATAAATGGATAA
- a CDS encoding tyrosine recombinase: MSKAYQYIEFFLEMLSCERDASPNTLLAYQSDLHWLVQNLPQHKDILAVNSGDLEQLFTELAKQNLQPSTRARRISSVKQFFQFLLSENFCSTDPASDLTLPKLGLSVPKIISSNEMTLLLEAAEQVAAAKHYKEKNSLRLYTILELLYATGLRISELCSLPLLLVEGAIVSNFLLVKGKGAKERLVPLNEKAKNALQYWLKLRGKLYRLESAYLFPANSSSKYVARQVVARQLKALCAEQGIEYVELSPHKVRHAFASHMLEGGADLRALQLMLGHSNIATTQIYTHVLGDSLYQTVAQHHPLATEDKA; this comes from the coding sequence ATGTCTAAGGCGTATCAATATATCGAGTTTTTTCTAGAAATGTTAAGTTGCGAGCGAGATGCCTCGCCAAATACCCTGCTGGCTTATCAAAGTGACTTGCATTGGTTAGTACAGAATCTACCGCAGCATAAGGATATCTTAGCGGTAAATAGTGGTGATTTAGAGCAGCTTTTTACCGAATTGGCCAAGCAAAATTTACAGCCAAGCACAAGGGCACGCCGTATCTCTAGTGTAAAGCAGTTTTTTCAATTTTTACTTAGTGAAAATTTTTGCTCTACAGATCCTGCCAGCGATTTAACTTTGCCAAAACTAGGGCTATCCGTTCCTAAAATAATAAGTTCTAATGAAATGACGCTGCTATTAGAAGCGGCAGAGCAGGTTGCCGCCGCAAAGCATTATAAAGAAAAAAATAGCCTGCGCCTGTATACAATATTAGAGTTATTATATGCAACGGGCTTACGCATTAGCGAGCTATGTAGCCTGCCGCTGCTATTGGTAGAGGGTGCTATTGTCTCAAATTTTCTGTTGGTAAAAGGCAAGGGTGCGAAAGAACGGCTAGTGCCTTTAAACGAAAAGGCAAAAAATGCTTTGCAATATTGGCTCAAATTACGTGGCAAATTATATAGGCTAGAGAGCGCTTATCTTTTTCCGGCTAATTCGTCTAGCAAATATGTAGCTAGGCAGGTAGTGGCCCGGCAATTGAAAGCTCTATGTGCCGAGCAAGGTATAGAATATGTAGAATTATCGCCGCATAAGGTTCGGCATGCATTTGCCAGCCATATGCTAGAAGGCGGTGCGGATTTGCGTGCTTTGCAGCTAATGCTGGGGCATAGCAACATAGCTACTACGCAGATTTATACCCATGTTTTGGGCGACAGCTTGTATCAAACCGTGGCACAACATCATCCGCTTGCTACAGAGGACAAGGCATAG
- a CDS encoding acetyl-CoA carboxylase carboxyltransferase subunit alpha, giving the protein MYNYLDFENAVAEIDARIAELKTADEEREAPLHEKEIKRLQRRSESHLRELYKKLTPWQKTQVARHQNRPRFLNYTKRLFTDITPLAGDRQFGEDEAIQAGLARFKGQAVAYIGQEKGCDTKSRIKHNFGSALPEGYRKAIRIMQLANRFGLPLITLVDTAGAYPGVSAEERGQAEAIARSTEQTLELGVPVVSVIIGEGGSGGAMAIAAANKVYMLEHAIYSVISPEGAASILWRDSSRAIDAATNMRITAQDLFEFQIIDGIIPEPLGGAHRDAKAAIEATGNIIETALNSLSDKDAETLKQERRAKFLNMGRQLNI; this is encoded by the coding sequence ATGTATAATTATTTAGATTTTGAAAATGCTGTAGCGGAGATTGACGCCCGTATAGCTGAGTTAAAAACAGCGGATGAAGAGCGTGAAGCGCCGCTGCATGAAAAGGAAATAAAAAGATTACAAAGACGCTCAGAAAGCCATTTGCGCGAATTATATAAAAAACTTACCCCCTGGCAAAAAACTCAGGTAGCGCGGCATCAAAATCGACCGCGTTTTTTAAATTATACTAAGCGCTTATTTACCGATATCACTCCCCTAGCTGGTGACAGACAATTTGGCGAGGATGAAGCTATACAAGCAGGTCTGGCTAGATTCAAAGGCCAAGCTGTGGCTTATATCGGACAAGAAAAAGGGTGTGATACAAAATCCCGCATAAAACATAATTTTGGCTCTGCCTTGCCTGAAGGCTATAGAAAAGCTATTCGTATAATGCAGTTGGCGAATCGCTTTGGTTTACCGTTGATAACCTTGGTAGATACCGCTGGTGCTTACCCTGGCGTTAGTGCCGAAGAGCGCGGGCAGGCAGAAGCTATAGCGCGCTCAACTGAACAAACTTTGGAATTGGGCGTGCCAGTAGTTTCAGTAATTATTGGCGAGGGTGGATCTGGCGGCGCCATGGCAATAGCTGCAGCGAATAAAGTTTATATGCTAGAGCATGCTATATATTCTGTTATTTCTCCCGAGGGGGCTGCCTCTATTTTGTGGCGTGATTCTAGCAGGGCAATAGATGCGGCTACAAATATGCGTATTACAGCGCAAGATCTATTTGAATTTCAGATTATCGACGGCATTATACCCGAGCCTTTAGGCGGTGCGCATAGAGACGCTAAAGCTGCTATTGAAGCTACTGGTAATATTATTGAAACCGCGCTTAATTCCTTAAGTGACAAGGATGCAGAAACTTTAAAACAAGAAAGGCGGGCAAAATTTTTAAATATGGGTCGACAGTTGAATATATAG